The Bacteroidota bacterium genomic interval TTTTGTTGCAAAGTTGCTTTCAGCCATGGTAGATTGATTAGTGAGTGATGTGTAAGTATTTTATGGGGATGTGAATGTATAAAATAATATGGTATGCAGGTTTTTTTTTTGAGGCATAGCGGTTTTACAGATACGCATAAGGGTTTTTTTCATTTTGAAACGCATGTGCGTATCTATAAAATGCGTGTGCGTATCTATGAAACGCGTCTGCGTACTTGTGAGAGGGCTCTGCGTATCTGTGAGAGGGCTCTGCGTATCTGTGAAACGGCTCTGCGTATCTGTGAAACGGCTCTGCGTATCATAAAAACGCAAAAAAATAGGTTTTATACTGAAAAATTCAGATTTTATCCCCACAAGTCGGGATGCGTAAGCCCTGAAAAAAGTATCTTTGCCAAAGCCCTCTGTCAATAAGTTTATCCGCCAAAATGTAACCTTTAGAACAAAAATTGAGTATCAGACAAAAAACCAATTAAACCATTATGAAAAACTTATTACTCTCAGGCATCCTAACTGCTTGTATTAATTTTCTGTTTATTTGCTCATACAGTCAGGGCACTTTTCAATCAATAGCCACCGGAAGTTATACCACCGCTGCTACCTGGACACTTACAGCGGGAGCAGATGCCAATGGGGTTCCGGATGCAGATGATGATATCACTATTTTATCAGGGCATACGGTTACAGCTCCGGCTAATTCAACGCAACAATGCAAAAATATTACCATCAACCTTGGCGGTCAGCTAACAAGGGCAGGAACCTTTGTAATAAATGGAACCACATTCAGCAATAGCGGAACTTTTGCAAGCAGTGGAGCTCAATCACTTTATTTCAGAACGTATGCACCAAAAACAATAAGCGGTGCGGGCAGTTATGGCGCTTCCGGTGGATGGCAAATAGAATCCAACACCACTATTTCTGCAAATGTAACTATCTCAAAAACTGATGCTATCACTGTTGTTAATACCGTTACTGTAACAAATAATGGAAAGGTTACTCTTTCAAATAATACGTTGAGTGTTGTTGGACCTAGTGGCAAATGGATAAACGCAGCAGGTTCCACTCTTTCTATCAGAAACACACTTTCAGGAAGTGGAACAGTGGATGCAACCGCAAGCACCAATACAGTGACCATGACCACCACTGCAGGAACCTGCACCGTAACATCTACCGATGGAAAAAGACCATTAGGAGGGCGTTTTAACACCTTGGTTCTTTCAGGAGGAGCTCCAAAAAAACTGGGCAGTAATTTAGATGTTGACGGAAATTTAACTTGCAGCACCGGAGGTCTGAATGTAAATGGATTGAATATGACTATTGGAGGTAATTGGACACAAAACTCTACCGTTTCATCCAACACCGCAACCTGCACCTTTGATGGCAGCAGCGGAGCGCAAACAATCAGCGGAACTGTTGCCAACATCAGTTTTGCCAATTTAACCATCAATAATGCTTCAGGTGTTTCATGCAGCAGACCAATAACCGTAAGCGGAACAAATACGCTTACTTCAGGAGTTTTTACAGAGAGTTCAACCCTTACATATAATGGAGCAGCCCCCCAGTCAATAACAGGAGGCACCGGCAGCATTACCTGCCCTTCAGGAGCAAGCATTACCATGAGCAACGCATCGGGAGTAACAACCACCCAGCCGATGACCATTGCCGGAACCATTAATGTTACTGCCGGAACATTTGCAACAGGCGCTTCTAAAATTAATGTCACATCAGTTGCCGGCACAACCGGCAGAATTGGCGATTGCACTGGAGGAAACATTACAGGAACAAAATGGTTTTTGGAACGCTACATTGCCTCAAGCGATACCGGGTGGCAGGATATTTCTTCTCCTATTAACGGAGCAGATATCAGTTCATGGGACAGCACATTATATATGAGTCTTGCTGCTGGTTGTCCGGATGGATTATCAGGCGGATGGAATTCAGTTTATTACTGGGATGTAACAGGTGCCGGTTCCTGGGCAACTGTTACCAGTTGCAGTGAACCGCTTACTGTCGGAAGAGGATTTGAAATGTGGCTTGCATCCACCACCACCACATTTGTTCCTACCGGAACCACCAGAACAATAGGCACACCCAATGTAGGTTCAAAAATAATTACAATTGGAGATGCTGCGGCAGAAACTGCTTTGTTAGGAAATCCTTATATGTCACCGGTTAGCTGGACAACCATGTATGGTGATAATGCCAATGTGCAGAATTGGTTTCAGGTTTATGATGAAGTGAGCGGCACCTATTCAATATGGAATGGCTCAAGCGGAACCGGTACAGGAAAATTAGCTGCCTCAGCAGGAGTAATTCCAGCTTATCAGGGCTTCTGGGTTGAAAATCTGACGGCAACTTCTACGTTTACATTTAACGAAAATCGAAAAGTTGCCAGTGCGCTTGAATTAGTGAAACAACAACATATGCCTGAAGTAAATATTCTGAGAATGAAAATTCATTCTGACTTCATGCCCAATGCACACGAGTCTATGATTTGCTTTATGGATGGCGCATCAGAATATCATGATGGTTTCGGAGATGTTACCTTTTTACCCAGCAGAGAGAAAAAATCTCCAAGTTTAACCCCAATGTCTGCTGACAATCACAAATTAACCGTTTCAGCTTTTCCTTTAGACAAACAATCACAGGACATCACCATCATTGCAAATGTTAGCGTTCCTGGCGATTACATGATTGATTTCAAAAATGTAAATCTCATTTCTGCATACCCTTGCTTATCACTTCAGGAAATCGGAATGAATACTGTTATTCCGCTAAAAGGAGATTACACTTATCACTTCACTTCACATGGCGATGCCGACAGTGAAAGAAAATTTATTTTACACTGCAAAAAAACTACTTCCGGTTGCTATGATGATGCAAAAAAAGCTTCTCCTGATTTTCGCATATCACCGAACGATGCGGGAGTAAATATTTCTTTCTATTTCGATAAACTAACAAAAGCAAACATTTCCGCATACAATCTTTTAGGGCAAACTCTTTTCAACTCAAATGAGATTGTTTCTCAAAATGACATTACGTTGCCGCTTGCAAAAACAAATTCTGTTTACTTCATAAAAATCATAACCGAAGAAGGCACAATAACCAGGAAAATAATTTATTAATAATCACAGCTAACAGAAAACCCCGAATACTCTTCGGGGTTTTTTATTTTTGCAACATGCCGCTTTCAAAAGGACAAAAAATAGTCGCGCTTGTTTTTCTGATTTCATTTATCATCACAATGATTTGGGCATACAGGTCAGATGCCAGAATCAATAAAATGTTTTATAAAAATGTATGGGTGGTGTTAATCAGCGTACTGCTGATTTTCGGAGCAATTATCGTTCTGATAAAAATTTCGCACTCGTACTAAAATTTATTCTCCTTTAAAAACAGGTTTCCTTTTTTCAAGAAACGCTTTCACTCCTTCGCTGAAATCATACGTGCTTGCGGCACTCGCCTGCACTGTTCCTTCCGCTTCAAGTTGTTTGTCAAGCGTATTGTACATAGATTGATTCAGCAATCGTTTGGTAAGCCAGATTCCTTTCGTAGGCATTTCAGAAAGTGTTTTAGCTACGGCAAATGCGTCCGCATGAAACGCAGCATCATCAACAACTTTATAAATCATTCCCATTTTTTCCGCATCGGCAGCAGAAATTTTATCACCCAGCATCATCAGTGCCGAGGCTTTTCCGAATCCAATTAAGCGGGGAAGAAAAAAAGTTCCTCCGCTGTCGGGAATAAGACCGATTTTAGAAAATGCCTGCGTAAAACTTGCCGATGCAGCCGCAATCACCACATCGCATGCAAGCGCAATGCTTGCTCCGGCTCCAACAGCAGGTCCATTCACAGCACAGACAACAGGTTTTTCAATGTTTCGTATTTTCTGAATGATTGGATTGTAAGTTTCGCGGACAATCTCGGCTATATTTGCTCCCGGAGAAATCGCTTCGCTCAAATCCTGACCAGCGCAGAAGGCGCGCCCTTCTCCAGTTATATACACCGCGCGGATGTTTTTATCGGACGCACACACATCCAATGCGTTTTGCATTTGCTTTGCCATCTCGCGGTTGAAACTGTTCAGCGTATCCGTTTTGTTCAGAATTATTTTCCCGACAGAACCTTCTGCTGAAAATTTAATAAACTCATTTACCATGATTGAACTATTTTATGTAAAGTTTTTTTGAATTTGTCAGGAGCATTTCGGATACAGATAAAATACTAAAAAAAGAATTATGTAGTTTATAAAAATTCATCCATTAAGAAATTAATCATGTAGATTTTTCACTAATCTATATTTATTTTTCATTTTCAAAAATCTCTTTTCAATAACAAAATATGAAAAAGATGCCATTATAAAAGTACATAAAATATTTTGTGGAAATTTCTGCATCCACGATTCCTTTCCATGAACAGCTCCCATCAGGAAGATTTCTTGCCATAAATAAATACTGTAAGAGAGTTTTCCAATGAACTTTAAAATAGAAAATTCAAAAATATTTATCAAAACATGCGAATTATTATTGACAAGCCAGTAAATAAAAATTCCTACGCCCATCATTGGCAAATAATAAATTACATATGAAAAATAAGGAATAAAATGGAAGTATTGATATAGAGGAAACAAGGGTGAAAAATACATTGCAACGCTGACAGGAAGTAAAATATTTGATTTATAAATCTTAGAAAATAATGACATCACAGCAACCAAACAGCCAATTAATATCGGATAAATTCCTGGTATTGTAAGCCGATAAGATTGGTAAATGGTAGAGATGGGAAGAGTGTCATACCACCATTTAAATATCTGGGTAAATACAATTGAAAATAATATTAAAATAAAAATCCAATTCTTCTTAAAAAAATGCATCAGCAAAGGCCAAACTAAATAATATTGTTCTTCAACTGCCAACGACCATGTATGACCTATTTCTACAAATCTCAATTTACCATAGGGTACAAAATTATATAGATAAAAAAATGCAATCAACCATCCCGTAATAAAATGTTTACTTATTCTACCTTCAATTATGAAAACAACAAAAGTAATGAGCATGTAAAATGAAAAAGCAGGAAATAATCTAAAGAATCTACGAATAATAAACTTTTTATAATTTATTTTCCCAAATTCGATTTTTTCTTTCAATAATAAAGTAGTGATTAAGTATCCACTTAACACAAAAAAAATACCTACGCCCATGCCTCCTGAAGTAATACTAAATAACCTTCCTCCAAAATCATTGCCAAATAAGGTTTTAAGAAAATTCCCACCTTTGAGATGCTCATTTAATACAAACAGAATGGAAATGCATCTTAGTCCATCAAATCCCCTTATGTAATACTTATCATTCATATAATTTATTGGGCTGGATACGCATATTGGGAATATGTCAGCAATTCAAAATTAAGGTTTTTTTTAGATTCTGAACTTCACTATTTCATTGCTTAAACACCGAAAGTAATAGCGCTGATTTTGTCTGTATGTTCGCAATATGTCAGCAAAATATTTTCTGATACAATTGCTATTCTTTATTTTCGCCTGTTCATTCACTCCTAAAATGGATAACAAAATCCGCTACGTAGCCCTCGGAGATTCTTACACGATTTGCGAAGGTGCAAGTTGGGAAGAATCCTGGCCCGTGATTCTAACCAAGCGTTTAAATGAGAACGAAGTTTTCATTGAACTCATCGCAAACCCATCACGCACAGGATGGACTACGGAAGATTTAATTGACAACGAACTTCCTGTTTTTGATTCTTCCGCTCCCACCTTTGCAACGCTTCTCATTGGCGTGAATGACTGGGTGCAGGGCGTGAGTGAAGAAACCTTTCAGAAGAACCTTATTCAAATCATAGAGCATGTACAGAAAAAAACAGGAAATAAATTCGTGCTGATTACCATTCCTGATTTCAGCGTTACGCCAGACGGACCAAAATATTCCAACGGGAGAAATATCAGCGAAGGACTTGCTGCTTTTAATAAAATTATTTCGGATGAAGCTGAAAAGAGAAATCTGAAGTGCGTGGATATTTTTTCTGTCTCTCAGAAAATGAAAGACAATCCTGAATTAATTTCCAAAGACAACCTTCACCCTTCTGCAAAAGAATATGCTGTTTGGGAAAATTTGATTTATCCGGTGGTGTATGGAGTGCTGATAAAATAAATTCCAAGTATTAAGTCCCAAATACCAAGCCCAAAGAAACAGCCATTGCATTTTCTTCGGCTGTTCCCTTGGAACTTGGTATTTGATACTTGGTGCTTTGAACTTTGAATTACTTCCCTCTCCCTCGCCAATATTCTTACTTTTGGTTCTCCTTAAAATCACCAATACATGAAACAACTTTACTCATTTATTCCTGCTGTGATTTTTTCAGTGGGATTAGTTGCATTTATTTCAACACAAAGTCCCCGCCAAGCTCCACCAATTGTTGGCGGAGAAAAGACTCAAACCCTTTCAGAAGGAAATGATGCCGATGACGGACTTCTTCAATACGAACTCCAGCGCCTCCGCGATCCTGAAACAGGAAAAATTCCTTCTAACATCCGAAGGTTAGAATTAGAATATGCTGCTACACTGCCCGGATATGTTTCACCCTCTTCTAAAGGAGTACAGAATTTATCTTCCCTCAACTGGCAATCACGCGGACCCTGGAATGTTGGAGGAAGAACACGCGCTTTTGCAATTGATGTTACCAACTCTCAAAAACTTTTAGCCGGCTCTACTTCCGGAGGAATGTGGTCATCCGCCAACGGAGGAACTTCATGGTCGCAAAACTGGAGCGCTGTTCATCAAAGCGTTTCGTGCATTGCGCAGGATACACGCGCAGGAAAAACAAATACATGGTACATCGGCACAGGCGAAGGTTACGGACAATCGGCAGGAGCATCGGGCGCTTATTATCTTGGCAACGGAATGTACAAATCAACTGATGGAGGAACAACATGGAATTCTCTTCCATCAACTGTTTCAGGAACTCCGCAATCTTTTGACAATGTGTGGGATCTTATATGGAACGTTGCAACTAATCCTGCCGACACATCTGCAAACGGAACAGTGTATGCAGCAGTTTACAACGCTGTTTACAAAAGCATCAATGGCGGAACGTCATGGACATTGGCGAGAGGCACCGGCATTTCAGCGCCTTATTCTTATTTCACCGATGTAGCAGTATCAGATTCGGGAGTCATTTATGCCACGCTCAGCAGCGATGGCGGAGCACAAAAAGGAATCTGGCGTTCGCCCGATGGCGTTACATGGACAAGCATTACTCCTGTTGGATTTCCAACCACCTACGGAAGAATCAAAATAGGAATTTCTCCTTCGGATGGAAACCAGGTTTATTTCTGGGCGGGAACAACAACA includes:
- a CDS encoding T9SS type A sorting domain-containing protein codes for the protein MKNLLLSGILTACINFLFICSYSQGTFQSIATGSYTTAATWTLTAGADANGVPDADDDITILSGHTVTAPANSTQQCKNITINLGGQLTRAGTFVINGTTFSNSGTFASSGAQSLYFRTYAPKTISGAGSYGASGGWQIESNTTISANVTISKTDAITVVNTVTVTNNGKVTLSNNTLSVVGPSGKWINAAGSTLSIRNTLSGSGTVDATASTNTVTMTTTAGTCTVTSTDGKRPLGGRFNTLVLSGGAPKKLGSNLDVDGNLTCSTGGLNVNGLNMTIGGNWTQNSTVSSNTATCTFDGSSGAQTISGTVANISFANLTINNASGVSCSRPITVSGTNTLTSGVFTESSTLTYNGAAPQSITGGTGSITCPSGASITMSNASGVTTTQPMTIAGTINVTAGTFATGASKINVTSVAGTTGRIGDCTGGNITGTKWFLERYIASSDTGWQDISSPINGADISSWDSTLYMSLAAGCPDGLSGGWNSVYYWDVTGAGSWATVTSCSEPLTVGRGFEMWLASTTTTFVPTGTTRTIGTPNVGSKIITIGDAAAETALLGNPYMSPVSWTTMYGDNANVQNWFQVYDEVSGTYSIWNGSSGTGTGKLAASAGVIPAYQGFWVENLTATSTFTFNENRKVASALELVKQQHMPEVNILRMKIHSDFMPNAHESMICFMDGASEYHDGFGDVTFLPSREKKSPSLTPMSADNHKLTVSAFPLDKQSQDITIIANVSVPGDYMIDFKNVNLISAYPCLSLQEIGMNTVIPLKGDYTYHFTSHGDADSERKFILHCKKTTSGCYDDAKKASPDFRISPNDAGVNISFYFDKLTKANISAYNLLGQTLFNSNEIVSQNDITLPLAKTNSVYFIKIITEEGTITRKIIY
- a CDS encoding enoyl-CoA hydratase/isomerase family protein, giving the protein MVNEFIKFSAEGSVGKIILNKTDTLNSFNREMAKQMQNALDVCASDKNIRAVYITGEGRAFCAGQDLSEAISPGANIAEIVRETYNPIIQKIRNIEKPVVCAVNGPAVGAGASIALACDVVIAAASASFTQAFSKIGLIPDSGGTFFLPRLIGFGKASALMMLGDKISAADAEKMGMIYKVVDDAAFHADAFAVAKTLSEMPTKGIWLTKRLLNQSMYNTLDKQLEAEGTVQASAASTYDFSEGVKAFLEKRKPVFKGE
- a CDS encoding acyltransferase, with translation MNDKYYIRGFDGLRCISILFVLNEHLKGGNFLKTLFGNDFGGRLFSITSGGMGVGIFFVLSGYLITTLLLKEKIEFGKINYKKFIIRRFFRLFPAFSFYMLITFVVFIIEGRISKHFITGWLIAFFYLYNFVPYGKLRFVEIGHTWSLAVEEQYYLVWPLLMHFFKKNWIFILILFSIVFTQIFKWWYDTLPISTIYQSYRLTIPGIYPILIGCLVAVMSLFSKIYKSNILLPVSVAMYFSPLFPLYQYFHFIPYFSYVIYYLPMMGVGIFIYWLVNNNSHVLINIFEFSILKFIGKLSYSIYLWQEIFLMGAVHGKESWMQKFPQNILCTFIMASFSYFVIEKRFLKMKNKYRLVKNLHD